The DNA window AACGGCCGGTTTTAGGGTTCTTAGGACTAAGTACGAGCCGATCAAAATTGGCCAGGACCGATCCCATCACCGGTTATTAAAACCCTGAAGAGGATTTGCGAAACTACTCCGTTTAAGTGAGAAGGAAATGGGAGAATGCAGATGAACATGAGGGGTTATTGGTTTTGTCGAGACCCAATTGTCCGAGGGCTTTGATCAAATATTGTTCCCTTGGTTAAGAGTTGTGTCCTTTCGGGTTTATGGATCCcgctcctctccatagagccaaGGGAACAAGGAGCCATCTCATCCCATGGCTCCTGGGCATGCATCCTTAAGTCACCCCCAATCGTGGGATGAATCCAAGTTTTCTAGGCTCTTTGAAGAGGAATCCTATTCGTTATAGTGGGGTTTTCACCCACAGGCCCTTACTGTTGATGTGAGAGAAAAGCTGGATTACCTCTAATTCTTATGATTAAATAAAAGTTCTCCACATTTTTTACTTTAAACATTTGTCGGTTCCGATCATACTTGGTACTATTTTCTTCTGCTTTTAGAAAAATCCTCAAAATATTATACATCGAGTCAAAAGGAGCCACAAGCCACCTCCCCAAAATCCGACCAAACCTCATTTTTCACTTCAAGGAAAAATCTCACCTGATGACCATGCTGAATGGCATTTATCAGAGAGCTCCCAAATCAAATTATCAGAGTCCGGAAGAGCATGATTACATATACTCAATcggaagttaaaaaaaaaataataataataaggcaACGCAGTAGTTAAAATCCAATTCCATTGGAATGCACCTTCTGGGTTAGTCACAGTTCCAATACAATGCCTTGTGCACACCTCTGCTGACTACCAGATAGTTGCCCGCACCCAAGTTCTAAAACCCCAGGGCACATAACACAATTTCTATCCAATAGATGCAAAAAGAACCTAGTTTACAGGTGACAAAATTGAGAGGAGTAATTTTTTAGAGCTCAATAATAAGTCCCATAGTAAGCCTGCTGTACTGGTGGTGCCTGTTGCTGAGTTGGAGCAAAAGTTGCCGCTGTGGCCGGTTGGGTGTAGCTTTGCTGTGGGAAGGCCTGCTGAAAAATAGACAATAACATTATCATGAAGTTTCTGTTTTCCTTCCACTTGCCACCAGACCAGTATTATTTCTACATCTTCAACCAAAAACCAATTCAATTGGAATCACCAAAACCTactaaccaagaaaagaaaaacaaaaaccagaaaCAGATGAAAACATTTTGGGTCTCAAGTTTCGACAACCTATAACAACACAGTTCCAGTTTTCCACAGCAGGAAGACTGAGGACATGGCAGGCAAATACTCAGATGTGTATCCAACAAGAACattgtcagaaaaaaaaaaaagagcgaTCCATATCCAACAAGAACATTAGTCAAAACACAAACCAACACCATATAGTACTTTAATGCTGGGCAATGCATATATTATTCTCAATTCCTCATCTCCTGGAACTCAAGAGTACTAATCTCAAGGATCGTATCCCTGCTCCAGCTAATGAGGTTAAGACCTATTTCCATGTCTGGCCATCTTGGATGGAAATTTATAACTATGCATGACCCAAGCCTTAAGTTGGTCCAAAGCAGTGAGAAATTACAAAAGAATGCCAACTGCCCTATTATATATGTGGTTATGGCATATTTATATTCTTGAATTATGTTTTCCACCCCAGTACATACTCAACAATGATATAGTACGAGGGATTCTCTGTCACATGAAACTaccaactcatctttgtgaattcctgttttcttcttctaaaataaataatgctCATCTATTCCCCCACCACGATACAACCaaaccccaccacccccccccccaaaaaaaaagaaagaaaaaaaagcccCTGCCCCCATAAGTCAACTGTTTCAATAGTTTCAATAGCAATTGCAATACTTCTGAAAGGCCACTAAGTAATGGTTAACCACGATGCATAAACAAAATGGGTTAACTTTGAACCAGAATGGGTCAACTCTAACAGCAAGGGATTTCAGACCATATCCAGACTATGATGTGCATATGAGGATGCCCAAAACAATCCAAACATGGTCCTAAATGAAGATGATATAATAATCACTTCCAATGTAACACCTCAAGTGTCCAATGAAACTGTTGAGACAAAGATGTTAAGAAAAAAGGTAGAGGAACTAGAAAACGCCCTAAAAAATGTTGAGGGTGTAGAAGACCAAATAACTGATTCAGAAGGAATGTCTTCTTCCCAAAGGCTAAGATACCAAATGGAAATCTGATAAGCTCGACGGACCGGAGATTCCCGTGCACACCCAAGTGATTACATCCGCCAAATGAAACTCCAGTGATTTTCTGACTAGCAGTCCAAGAAAGATACCTGGACAGGGTATGTTGGAGGATAAGTGCCATAAGCAGCTGTTTGTGCAGTTGAAGTGGCCACCTGTGGATGAGTATAGCCGCTACCATAACCAGCATACCCACCATATCCAGCCTGTAAATCATATTTACACAAAGAAATCAAATTAGGCAGATGCAAAAAGTAAGTTTTTCCTGTCACCTCTTGTTGTTAGACGAGAAGTATCTGAGATGTACTAATGAAAATGAGAGCATCTCCCAAGGGACCTGGTCAAACATAAACTCAACAAAGCCACATGATAACTACTTAGGACTAGCTACACTATTCTGTTTTGCCTTTTGCCAATCTATTTTAGGGGCATCTCTGCTTATAAGTTAGAATCTATAAACATTCCTCTCTTTCCACACCCTTTTTTAGCCTTCCCCTTGTCTTTTTCGAATCCTCCAATTGGTTGCACTCTCAGTTGTGTGGATAGTCTAATTATCTCAACCAACTTCCCCTTACATTGTCACCTAGTGGTGCTACTCCTAATCTCccatcccccacccccaaacccccccacaaccccccccaaaaaaaaaaaaaactcccagTGCATCCATTTCCAACTCTACGTTCCCAGTACTTTTGCCATTGCCACCTATAACAACTTCAATGAGTTACAACCATTTCATGCATATGCCCTTTCTCCCCTAGTAAGTATGCATATTCCATTTCTACATAGAGCATGGCTGACGTTTTAGTGATGCAATTGCACTAACCAACAAGATCCGAGTTTGGAAGCCCAGGCCAACGAGAACAAGGTCTAAATTTGGCAATCTGTTCCAATAAGGATAGATTGGAAATTTTTGTAAACATTGGTGCTAATATTGTAATCAAAGATAAGTTCAATTGGAGTCTTCAGTGGTCGACAGGTATTTATGTTctgatttcagtttttttaCTCAGAATAGGACTGTCGAGACTTGAGAGAGTCTGACAATAGTACAGCTGAGTTCAATTTCAGTTCGAaaattctattttcagtttGTGACTAGGAGTTCAGTTTGTGACTAGGAGTCCAAGTCTGAATTAATATTGGTTGTGCAAATAGTATATGTtaccaaccccacccccaattGATACACAATAGACTGAATAGAAATTTTGTTGCAGGTTGCTTCTCGTTGGAGACCACTTAAGCTTGTTTGAGTTTGATTGATTTCTCCTCCCTCTTGATTTGTTTCAGTTTTCAGCTTATAATCACAGGTGTGATTTCACTTTATTTCTTCtgttattttcatttctttatttcttcttctcttcttcctccaggTTTCTAGTTTAGGGCGGATACCCCGTTTCCTGTTAAGttttaagtaaatgctttttatatttgttatttcatttacttaagatattattcataaataagcaaataccccctatttgaatccaataaaaatagtttaaaaatcaaattccaaaaggataaaaagtcaaccccccagtccaagaagaaaaactagattttggttataggggggattttcaacttttaaatgctggagtttttctcaattatgaaaattttataaattctatcatgttaaaacattgctaaaaaccaaaagtccggtaaaataattttttgttttgttatccataaaattattttcattcaggcgattttaacagcattcgcgcacttaaaaataagtttgaccggagcataactttgtcattacaacttagatttaagtaatcttagacttgttggaaagctggttttatattataactgatacaaaaagtctcatataaaaagaatatcatttgaccagtcaaacttgttatagaaccagaacatttctctaaattttgattttttataacttaatatgacttaatgttaattttttatgatttaatatggctaaatgttgagttttaatgacttgatgttgcttaatcttgattttttatgatacaaggtatatatagcttactaaataatgttagaaaataggaaaaataaaaaataacaattggtcgccttgttcgcctcaaggcgtgcgccttctaACCTAAACTCtgagacaaccctccaccgccttggttcgccttggcaccgtgacaactatggtttgcTCTGAAACTTGGTAGCTATTCCTCAATTACCACTCTCTTGGAATCTGCCTTATTTACCAGTTTCCTCGTTACTTTACAGGCCTTCTATATGACCTGCTCCGATTCCTGGCttcattaaaatattatttctgGTTTGGCTTCAGTTATTGGACCTGGGTGACACCATTGGTGTGACCCCAGCCCAATTCAATTGGTATCTAGGGAGTTGCAGCTCTTATTTACAACCCCTGGTTCACCGTTCATTGTTTCTTTTATGTTTCTGAACTTTAAAAACATTTTAACCTAGGTAGTGTTTGGTATTTTTACGAAACTAACTGGCCTTTCTTCCAAATTGCTACAATTTATGGATTTTAGTccagttttctgatttttcttcaaatttccaATATGGATCCAGGTTTATATTCTGGTTCCAGCCTTTGTGATCTTCTAGGTTCTATTCTAAACTCTGGACTGCATCATATAGTAATTTTATATCTCCATGCAATAAATCACACCTCAGAGATAAATTAAATCATGCTCTACCTGTTGAGCATAGCTAGGGTTCCACTGTTGTCCTGCCTGTGGAGCCTGTGAAGCCTGAGACCAAGCTTGAGGTTGCAGCCCATATCCAGCAGTCCACTGGTTCTGTGCAGTTGGGTATGCACCCATAACCGATTGGGTTGTTGAGGGAACACCTGCATAAGATTTAGCCAGCTTCCCCTTGTCTGAAGCCAGAAAGTCTTCAGCATGCCGTTTCCTCAACTCTGATGTGTTCCTGTGGCATAAAAAGAGCTTGGCATGCCGATCTTCAGCCTTCTTGACAGACTTTGCATCTCCAAAGAGATCCAAAAACTGCAAGACAAAATTTGGATAGTAACTAAAAGCATCCAAGAATGCATCATAtccacaaaaacaaaatcaaagtaACTATCAATATATAACAAGATATATCCAACTGGCTGTTTATAACTGCAAGGTGGAAGTTTTTCCCTGTTAAGTAATACCGTAGGAGTGCTCTTGGTATTCATTTACTTAGTTGGGTTATATTTGTCTATCATGTGTTAACATTGTAAATAAGTGCAGTACTGcaatttcttatatttttttttctcttaataaaaATCCTACTACTACTGGTAGAGAGATTATTCTACTCCCCATCGGTAGTTCcgtttttctccattttctcatcttcttctctgatATTGTCACAGCCCCAACACCAAATATGGTGCAAAGGTTGGTCCTCTGCCCtatcaaatttcaaaccaaGCGGAGTTTCAAATGTGGCATAATATAACTCCAACTGGTTGGTGAGTCAAGATAAAAGGCAAGACAATCTGAGGGATGAAAACAAATGAAAGGATCATTACAAGGTAAGCCATACATTTGAATAGgatcatcaaattcaacaagtgGCCAATCCAGATGGGGACACAATCTCTAAGACAAAAAGGCCTCTGAAAGATCCTAAAAGTAACATCATCATGGCATGCTCAATTCTCTCTTAAACTAGCTATCCATAGTTGCCAAGGCGTCTACTAGAGGTCTAGGCACCTTGAGCACCTTGCATGCAGgcccccctccaatgccttgacaactatgctagcTACTACTACTACTGAATCTAATGAGTTAAAATAAAGTGTGCTATAGAGGTCAGTCGTTCAAAAATGGACTCAAAAGACAGACAACAAGAACAATTGGGCCACTAGATTTGAGACACAAACATCATCTGTAACAACTATGCTAGCTACTACTACTGAATCTAATGAGTTAAAACAAAAAGGGTGTTATAGAGGTCCGTCATTCAAAAATGGACTCAAAAGACAGACAACAGGAACAATTGGGCCACTAGATTGAGACACAAACATCATCTGTAACAACattattcaaatttttattaGACAGTGAAAACATCATTTCAGAAGATGCATCATCTGAGATACAAACCACGGAAATTGCCAAACTGGCATAAAATAACACATCAAAGTTTGCCACCATCTATTCACCAATTGCTAGAAATCTTTCCTCCATCAATACAATCCTAACAAGGACATCAAAATGTCATTATGGTCCCCTTAGTAGTTGAGACATAATTTTGTATAATCCAACAATCTAGTAATTCTGAAATAAAACTGATTTATGATGCAAATTAACCAATTCAATCACAAGTCCACGGCATCCAATAATTCAATTATATGGTTGAAACAGATTTTCTTGCAAAATGATAGCATTGACATGCTGAGATGTAGCTTGGGTTATCAGTTACTgtatttttcccttctttgttAGGCTGGTAGATTATAATTGCACTGACCTACCTCCTCATTAATGAATAAACCATTACTCAGAAGACACAAGTAAACAGATAACTAAACTGGAACAAAATGAATTAGTCAATCAAGTTGGCGGGTCAAAATTCGAAAGACAACAGGCAAGATCACCTCATGGCTCTCCAGAACATTACCTCCAAAAAAACGCCAGATAGTTCTTCTCTGTCAGCAGTACTTGCAAGATTGGGGTTATCAGGGGTGGGAAGTATGAACTTTTCAACCAACGAGTCTAAATAATCAATTCTTTTAGGAGTTGACTGAATAGCCTCCAGATGGATTAAGGCCTGGACATCTCGGAGAAACAAATGCACCATAGTCAATTAGAGAAGAACAATGAAAACATGAAATAAGGCtgcaaagaaaatcaaatctgaaGGAGATTAGAGAGAACACACCTCTAAAAATGGCTTTGATAGTTGCACATAATCAGTGCATTCAACTAGAACCTCCCTAGCTTTTTCAGCATTTGCAGCAACCTTAAAAACAACATCAAAACAAATACAAAGACATAATGCCATATTAGGACAAAACATTAAAAAACCTACAACCTAGTGatgaaaatatgccaccaaaaaaagtgatgaaaataaCACCCCActccccccaccaaaaaaaaaaaccttaatcttAGTGTCCAAGTCATTACAGAAAATGTCTAATAGCTAATGGAAAACAGTTTGAACACATCTTGTTTGAAAAAATGTAACAGCATGCTCAATAGAGGAACAATAAAAAGTTCTCTTGAAAACAGGGAAAAAGTTCAAAATGAGCTAACTATTGTAATAAATGTGTACAAGTTGTGATATAGGACAAAAGCAGAAAATAATTTCTGAAGTTAAGAAATAACATGAAGAAATAACATGAAGAGCAGCGGTAGggcaagaagaggaagaagatcagTGTTGCAGGCCATTGCAATTGGGtggccttttctttttttttctttttttttctgtttgtgCGTTTTTTGGTTCCACAacaaaccccaccccccaccccccaccccaccccaccccccccaaaaaaaaaaaaaaaaaaaaacccagaagaataaaaaaaggtgTCTTGGAAGTGCTGGCTTAATTCCAGTGGTTAGGAAGGTCATCGGGAGGAAGGGGTATAACGCAGGTGCTGGGTTGTCTAGTGAGGCATCCTTGGGTGACTCTTCATTTTTTCCCAATTTTATCCTCTCCTTGATTTATAAGACTGGTGCTCAAGGGGTATGATGCAGGTGCGGGTTGTCTTGTGAGGCAGCCTTGGGTGAGTGTTCGacttttcccattttttatcCTCTCCTTGATTTCTAGGACAGTTTCTCTCGTCATCTGTCGGTTTGTTATATCCATGTGAGCAATAAAGTTGTTTTCTTACCAGagcacccccccccaccccagaaaaaaaaagtgactcGTAGAATTTCAGAAAAATGGACTGATGCTTCCGATCCCAGATCTAGAAAAGTTGCTTTCTTACCAGCCCacacccaccccacccaaaaaaaaaaaagtactcatagaatttcagaaaaaatggacTGATGCTTCCAATCCTCAGATCTAGaacacccctcccccccccccccaggaTTGATGCAGATTCAAGCAATTATTTCATACTGGCATAAATGGTTCCACTTACCAAGTATAAAAACCGTGCATACTGAACAAATAGCATTGGCAATGTTTGAGACTGCTCTTTCCCCTTTTCAGTGGCTATTGCCTGTTCATATAGTGAGAGCGAATTTTCCAAGTTGCCCTGCAAAATGTAAAGTAATCAGTTTACAACATACATTTGACCAGGTTTGAATATGGTGCCTGCAATAGACAAATTGAATAACATTACCAATCGATGTTCCATGTTTGCATGTTTAATAACAGCTTCAAGTAAACCAGGTGAAATTCCAGAATGCACAAGTTGATATGCAGCACGTGCTCCTGCAACATCCCCAGTTTGCTCCTTAAACCTAGCAGCAAAAAGGTGAATCTCCGGTTGTCTCTGTCGAGAGAATTGGCAGAACCATAAGAAAAAAGACaggaaaaatagaaggaaaaaaaaaatcccctaaaaatatgatacaactccaaaaccaaattcatgCACTGATGACAAGcaataaaaatgaaatcttcCCAGTATAATGTTTAAAAATCCAACAAACAAAGGATGACAGATAGACCACAAAGAAAGTCACAAGAATCACATCAGATTATTCCACATTGAATGATgactaaaataggaaaaaaatacaGCTAGAAAACAAGCACAAGCGATTAGCTAGCAGAGGACACATAGAAATGCAAGGAAATTCAGTGAAGAACTAATAcataatataaacaaaagggTTTTCTTACCCCTCACTATGGCTAGTGAAGTATAACGTGACAAGTGGCAATTGGACTAACCCATGTAATTCCAAGTGGCAAATAGTTAGGTGTCATATACTTCACTAGTCATAGTGATGCCTAGAAGGACCCTAAAAATTATTGTATCAATTATGTGTGtgtctaaatgacacctctataggtgtaCTTAGAGCTTGACACCTTCTCTTAATTGCACCTTGTCTTGTTCCCAAAAGGTTTATAAAATAGGGGTATAAAAGGGTTTCCAAAAATAAGTTAAAAGTGACATacaattatgtcattatcaaaaggtGCCATTGTCATGCAAGTACACATGTAAAATGACACTATTACCCTCATCGGGGGGAAAAATTGTCATACCAGAAGggcaaaaattttgaaaatcccatTGATTATCAATCTTTTAAGGTTGGTTTCAAGGTTAGAAAATGATTAGAAGAGTTAAATCTTCTATGTTACATTATCATGGCCTGTAAATGCTGTCTTTTAACAATGCTTGGTTTCCAAAAATCACTCTtccaggaaacaaaaaaaaggacCTCTTCCGGAACAATCATaaagtggggagagagagagaggcaaggaAGTAAAGAACAAAACAATCTTTTAGTGATAGCATCTACGAAATACATAAATACAAGTACCTAAAAGGTGGCTATTTTACTCCCCAAGTGGTTGACATACACCTAGAGGGAAAGTCAAGCCATAGTGCACACTGCTACAAGGATGAGGTATTCAGGAAAAGTGCAGTCTCAATTGTTTGAAATGCTCCAACACTTTCTCGCCATACATCCCGCCCCTACAACCTCCAGTAAGCGCCAAGTGCCCGTGGGGTCTTCAGTAATTCATACGCAGTTTTGAATAATTTGTTAGTTACATGTAAATCAAAGCAATAATTTTTCTTGGCTTGGTGATGCAGCTactaagaagaaaaggaggagagaCTAGCCTGAATGTGGAGTTGATGCAGTGGTACTCAAATGGTTGGACCAACACAACTGGGTTTGCAAACCCCAGCCCAGATGGAACCGGCCCAACCCAGGGTTTCTGATCTACTAAAGGCTGGTAGTAGTTTAGTTATGTATTTGGGTTTAACTTGCagccttttatttcttttattttatcatttttttttttgagtaaattACATAGGAAATAGGAGATAGAGTTTGAGTTAGTTTGGGTTTTATATTCCAATTAGGAatctttgtttgttttatgtCTTCTCTTATATACTTGTAATCAACAACAGAATTTGGAATGAAAATCTTGGATTGAAACTTGGAATTACAATACTGTGGTTGGCGTGGCTCTCATCTGTCCTTCAGTAtccctcttttttcctttcctaggTGTGCTCTTCCaactctcttctcttctatcttCCTTTATTGTTATTCATATTCCTTCTTCTGTGCTTTGTTCTGTTCTGACATGATTCAGCCCAAGTGTTACCAACGATCTTCTTAATTCCTTTTCGTTTGTCATCAGAATTAGGGATCATTTACTTACCTTAGCCCTTAGGGCGACCCATCCTGCTGAGTCTGAGCCCCAAATCACATCAGAGTAGTGAGCTACAGAGTATTCTGTTGGCAGAGTTGAAGACGAACCTTCACCCCTTTCTCTTACTCTCTCCAACTGTGAGGATCCAATATCCATCTCTGAGTGAACCTacgcctgaaatttcaggctcAGTCAACCATAACTGAAGGAGTTATCTACCACTTCTCAATTGTTCTTCAATCCCTTTTAATCTTCATATACCTAAACTAGCCCTACCTCTCTCCTTTGATCCTCCCTACCCTTTATTCCAACTCCATCCTCTTCATTTAATTTCTAATCCCCCGTACGTCACCCTATCCTTTAATTCCCTAACAGCCACTTAAGATTCCctttaattacaattctgccattctcTTTATAAACTTCACTTTATTAAATGTTTTGCTA is part of the Macadamia integrifolia cultivar HAES 741 chromosome 9, SCU_Mint_v3, whole genome shotgun sequence genome and encodes:
- the LOC122090147 gene encoding pre-mRNA-processing factor 39-like isoform X2, with product MASSSASFQGHSMVVSGRLFERGLVYVGTDYLSYPLWDKYIEYEYSQQQWCHLAMIYTRIFENPSQQLDRYFNSFKELAASRPLSELQSAEEAAAMAAANLEAGDQGVEGEVPSDGMEYSTKPVSAGLSEAEELEKYIAVREDMYKKAKEFDSKIIGFETAIRRPYFHVRPLVDSELENWHSYLDFIEREGDFNKVVKLYERCLIACANYPEYWIRYVLCVESSGSMDLANNALARATQVFVKRQPEIHLFAARFKEQTGDVAGARAAYQLVHSGISPGLLEAVIKHANMEHRLGNLENSLSLYEQAIATEKGKEQSQTLPMLFVQYARFLYLVAANAEKAREVLVECTDYVQLSKPFLEALIHLEAIQSTPKRIDYLDSLVEKFILPTPDNPNLASTADREELSGVFLEFLDLFGDAKSVKKAEDRHAKLFLCHRNTSELRKRHAEDFLASDKGKLAKSYAGVPSTTQSVMGAYPTAQNQWTAGYGLQPQAWSQASQAPQAGQQWNPSYAQQAGYGGYAGYGSGYTHPQVATSTAQTAAYGTYPPTYPVQAFPQQSYTQPATAATFAPTQQQAPPVQQAYYGTYY
- the LOC122090147 gene encoding pre-mRNA-processing factor 39-like isoform X1; this encodes MASSSASFQGHSMVVSGRLFERGLVYVGTDYLSYPLWDKYIEYEYSQQQWCHLAMIYTRIFENPSQQLDRYFNSFKELAASRPLSELQSAEEAAAMAAANLEAGDQGVEGEVPSDGMEYSTKPVSAGLSEAEELEKYIAVREDMYKKAKEFDSKIIGFETAIRRPYFHVRPLVDSELENWHSYLDFIEREGDFNKVVKLYERCLIACANYPEYWIRYVLCVESSGSMDLANNALARATQVFVKRQPEIHLFAARFKEQTGDVAGARAAYQLVHSGISPGLLEAVIKHANMEHRLGNLENSLSLYEQAIATEKGKEQSQTLPMLFVQYARFLYLVAANAEKAREVLVECTDYVQLSKPFLEALIHLEAIQSTPKRIDYLDSLVEKFILPTPDNPNLASTADREELSGVFLEFLDLFGDAKSVKKAEDRHAKLFLCHRNTSELRKRHAEDFLASDKGKLAKSYAGVPSTTQSVMGAYPTAQNQWTAGYGLQPQAWSQASQAPQAGQQWNPSYAQQAGYGGYAGYGSGYTHPQVATSTAQTAAYGTYPPTYPVQQAFPQQSYTQPATAATFAPTQQQAPPVQQAYYGTYY